TGGAAAGAAAATAGCAGATTCAATTGGATTAAATACCCTTGGAAAAGATGAGTTTCAAATACTAAGAAAACTGGGAGATAAAACTGAAATTAAAATACCAGAAGGAATATCTTCTTTAAAAGACAAAGCAATAAAACATAACAATTATTGCAGTAAAAAAGAGATGAAGTCAATGCTTAAAAAGTTTTTAAAAGTTGGTGAGATCTATGATTAGGGTAAAGGTACCTGCTACGAGTGCCAATATAGGACCTGGATTTGACGCATTAGGTATTGCCTTAAATCTACATAATTCCTTTAGTTTTGAAGAAATCCCTGAGGGACTAGAGATTATTGGATGTGATGATAGATATAAAAATAAGAATAATTTGGTCTATATCTCTATGTTAAAAACCCTCGATAAAATAGGATATAAGGTTAAAGGAATTAAGATAACCATGGATACCAATATACCTGTTTCTAGAGGTTTAGGTAGTAGCGCTGCCTGTATATTAGGTGGGGTTATGGGAGCCAATGGATTAGCAGGTAATCCCCTTTCTAAAGATGAAATATTGAATATAGCCACGGAAATGGAAGGGCATCCAGATAATATTGCTCCTGCATTATATGGTGGCATGGTTGTATCTGTAATGGAAATGGGCAAGGTTTATTTTGATAAAGTAAATGTTGCTAAAGGAATAAAATTTGTAGCGTTAGTACCGGATTTTTCCATTTCTACTAAAAAGGCCAGAAATGTATTGCCAACTGCAGTACCCTATGATGATGCAGTTTACAATGTTGGTCGGGTATCCATTTTAATATCTGCATTATCTAATGGTAGGTTTGATTTATTAGAATATGCTGTCGAGGATAGGCTTCACCAATCTTATAGAGGGAAATTAATCCCATATTTCAAAGATATAATTCATGTGAGTAAAAGATTAGGTGCTTATGGTACCTATTTAAGTGGTGCAGGGCCTACAATAGTTGGAATCATAGATAATGATAATAGTAACTATACAATGGGGATAAAAGATTATTTTAATTCCATTGGTTTGGATTGGGACATTAAAGAGTTGAAGCTGGATTTAACTGGAGCGGTTATTGAAAGGATTAAGTGAAAAAATGAGCTAAGCTAGTTAGAGTAAAGTGTTATCTTTACTCTTTTTTTGTTATATTTCATATTTTACAATAATTTTATTGTAAAAATAACACTTGATTATTAAAGTTTTCATGATAATATATTGATTAAATATTTTTGCAATGAGATAGATTAAAGTAGTGAAGTGAGGAGATAGAATGGAGTTTAGAAAAGCAATAGAATCGGATATAGACAATATAATGAATATTATTAAGCAAGCACAGGACTATTTCAAAGAGCAAGGGATTGACCAGTGGCAGAATAATTATCCTAATCCTGAAGTTGTTAGGGAGGATATTGATAGAGGCTATGGATATGTCTTATTGAAAAAAGGTGAAATTGTTGGTACTGTAGCAGTTTCTTTCGATGGGGAAAAGACTTATGAAAAAATTTATGATGGTCAATGGATTAGCAATTTCGATTATGCAGTTATTCATAGGTTAGCCATTGACAGCAATTATAAAGGACAGGGTTTGGCTTCAATAATTGTCAAAAATATAGAGAAGATGTGTCTAAGGGAAAATATTAAGAGTATTAGAATAGACACCCATGAGGACAATGAATCTATGCAAAGACTTATTCAGAAAAATGGTTTTAAATACTGTGGGATTATTCATTTAAGAGATAATAGTAAAAGATTGGCTTTTGAAAAGATTATTTAGAAATGGCGAGTTTTATTAATAAATGAACTAAATAATAGGAGTTGGAAGAATGAATGCAAAACTTAAGATTATTATTTCCATGGTTGCCTTTGGAACTATAAGCATTTTTGTTAGGAGTATTTCTCTTTCATCAGGGGAAATTGCTTTTTTTAGAGCAGTTATTGCTGCAATAGTGATTTTAATATATAAGGGCTTAATAGGAAGTAGGTTTTCCCTATTGGATATAAAAAAGGACCTTCCTTTGCTTTTTATATCAGGTGCAGTAATGGGTTTTAATTGGATTTTGCTTTTCGAAGCTTATAAATATACATCAGTTTCAATAGCTACATTGAGCTATTATTTTTCTCCTGTTATTGTAACGGTATTAAGCCCAGCTTTGTTTAAAGAAAAGATGACAATTAAGCAAATAATATGTTTTATTATGTCAACTATAGGGTTAGTGATGGTAATTGGAATCAGTGGGACGGACAAGTCCTCCGCTAATATAGTGGGAATAGGTTTTGGACTTGGGGCAGCAGTTTTTTATGCGATTGTAATCCTTCTTAATAAGTTTGTTACCAAGGTTTCCGGAGTAGATAAAACGCTAATCCAGTTATTCGCAGCCATAATAGTCCTAATACCCTATGTACTTATAACTACAGGTGTAAATATAGAGAATTTAGGTATTATTGGAATTACTAACATTTTAATCCTTGGCATTGTTCATACAGGGATATGCTATTGTTTATATTTTTCATCTATTAAGGATTTAAAAGGTCAGCAAGTATCAATATTAAGCTATATCGACCCTCTTGTTGCAATAGTTATTTCTGTAGCTGTTTTAAATGAACCAATAAGTTTTGTGCAGTTAATAGGTGGGATGATGATTTTAGGCTTTACACTATTAAATGAAGTTGAAATAAAATTTAAGTTGTGAACCGCATAAATTACCAATTTTCCAATAGAACAATTACTAGCCGACTCCTCCTTCTATGTGCTGTTATTAGAATATTGTGTCGTAAAGTTTAATACCATTAAAAAAGTACTAAGGTTCTGAGTTGTTCAGAACCTTATCATTTTAATCTAAAGAGTTCATAAGCCTATAGATAGTTAAAATTGCCTGTTCCTTAGTGTAATTCCCCTTAGGGTTAAATAGATTGTCTGATCCCATCATTACTGGCGTATTGGTCTTCTTATCTGTCCTGTGAGTGACAAAATCTATAGAAGAAACAGCCCAATCTGAAAATGAACTCCTATCTTTAAATTGTATAGAACGATTTTCAGATGTGTCTACATTAAATACCTCTGCTAGCCTAGTTAGCATAACAGCAGATTGCTCACGAGTTATCAAATCATCTGGTCCAAATTTTCTATTGCCATATCCCTTAACTATGTTTAGGGTACTTGCTGCTAAGACATATCTATCACTAGTGTCATCAAAGGGGTTTTCTTCGTAGCTGTATCCTTTGCTCTCTATTACTTCTTCTATATTTTGATCGGTCTTCAATGAAATTGCTGCAACTACAAGTCTAGCAAATTCAGCCCTAGTTATGCTCTTTTTATAATTATTCTGCAATTCTAATGGGACATATCCTTCTAATACAGCATCATCTACTGTTACTTCAGCCCAATTGGAAGGCGCATTTTCTCCTTCCTGTTTTACAAGATGAAAGGTATACTTGCTGCCAAGATGACTGTCTACTATTCCTTCAAATATCCCTTCTTTTAAGGGGCCTTCTAAATCTACAAATACATATCCAGATGGTCTTTCAATCCACTCTACACCACGGACATAATAATTCCCAGTGTCAGGTGAATATGTTACTTCACATTTATATCTTCCAGATGGCACTGATGGATTATCAGGCACTGAGTAAAAGAAGAATTCAGCTATGTACTCTCCATCATCTGTCTTTTCAACCTTTAAAGTAAGACCTGTATGCCCTTGATTAGCATAATAAGAACCCCTAAAGGTTCCAACCAGTTTATCAAGCTTTGGGTCACCAATGGCAAAACTTGGAACTGGAGTGGATATAATAGTTATGGTAAGAGTTAAAAGCAATAAAATTTTTTTGATCTACTTTTTCTTAACATTATGTTCCCCTTTTATTGTATATTTATATCCTTTTTAAAGAACTATTATATAAATTCTATTGTAAATTAAGGGGAAAAGAATAACAACAATAAAGTTATCATATCAAAGAAAATTATTATGAATAGATTAAAAAGGAACGACCCACTATGTGGAATGAAGGCCAGAAGGATTAAAAAAATTGTCAACTCATAAATATATAATTATTCACTAGTTTAAGTTGAATTAGTTTTAAATAGATAATATAATAAACTGAAAGGCAGTCTACTGAAAAATCCAGTGTGGCTTAGTATTTTAAGTTGAAATAATGAGGTGTTACACTTAATGGAAGATTTAATGTTAGATATTATAAACGACTATGGATATATTGGCATCTTTCTACTAATAACCATTGAGAATTTGTTCCCACCAATACCATCCGAAGTGATTTTAACCTTTGGAGGCTTCTTAACCACATTTAGCCAAATGGGCTTTTGGGAGGTTGCAATATCTGCAACATTGGGATCGGTATTAGGAGCAATTATATTGTATAGTATTGGTAGACTGTTAACCATTGAACGCATATATAACCTTATTGATAGCAATATTGGAAAAAGGCTCCATTTAAAAAAAGAGGACGTTGGCAAAGCAGGCAAATGGTTTAATGAGTATGAAAATAAGGCAGTATTTATATGTAGATTTGTGCCAATTGTACGCAGTTTGATATCCATACCAGCAGGAATTTCAAAAATGAAAATGGGTCTTTTTGTTTCTTTGACGGCAATTGGCTCCTTTATATGGAATGCAGTGCTCATATATCTGGGAAGAGTAACAGGAAAAGCATGGCATAATATAGTTGATTATATGGATTTTTATACAAAGATTGTAGTTATTATTTTTATAATAATTTCTATAGTATTAGGAACAATTTTTGTGAAAAGGAGATTTATTAAGAACAAATATTAAAAGGGTATATTAAAGTATTTTAATAAATTAAGTATTGGTAAAAACGGATTCCCTTTGTAAAATATTAAATGAAGATGTTGGTATTTATAAATATACCAAAGATATCGACTACGGAAAGGAGACTGTGATGGAAAAAAGTCCCAAGACAAAGCATACTAGAGACTGTATGATATGTGGTAAAGAGTTGATTTATTTTGAAGATTATAGGGAAGCAGAATGTATATATTGCCATAAGAAATTTAAGTCCAATGTAAACTGTTTAGATGGTCATTATGTTTGTGATACATGTCATTCTATGGATGGAGTTGAATTGATAGAAAGTTATTGTAGAGGGACTGATAAAACTAATCCCTTGGAGATAGCAATTGAATTAATGAAAAGCCCATCGATTAATATGCATGGACCGGAACACCATTTTCTAGTACCTGCTGTTCTTATAGCGTCCTATTATAACATATTAGATAAAAAAGATGTTAAAACAAAAAAACTTGCAGTAGCAAAGAATAGGGCTAAGGATATTAAAGGTGGTTTTTGTGGCTTTTATGGTAATTGTGGGGCAGCAGTAGGTGCTGGTATGTATATAAGTATTATTTCTGGGGCAAGTCCATTAACTAAGGATAGCTGGGGACTAGCCAATCTAATGACAGGTACTGCTTTAATAACAATGGCCAAAATAGGTGGCCCTAGGTGCTGTAAAAGGAATTCATTTATTGCTATCGAAGAAGCAACAAAATTTACGGATGAATTTTTAAATGTAAAACTCTATGATTATAGAGCCCTAAGTCCTATTTGCAGTTTCAGATTGAGAAATAGAGAATGTCTTAAAGATGAATGTCCTTATTATAG
This genomic window from Tepidimicrobium xylanilyticum contains:
- a CDS encoding DedA family protein, whose protein sequence is MEDLMLDIINDYGYIGIFLLITIENLFPPIPSEVILTFGGFLTTFSQMGFWEVAISATLGSVLGAIILYSIGRLLTIERIYNLIDSNIGKRLHLKKEDVGKAGKWFNEYENKAVFICRFVPIVRSLISIPAGISKMKMGLFVSLTAIGSFIWNAVLIYLGRVTGKAWHNIVDYMDFYTKIVVIIFIIISIVLGTIFVKRRFIKNKY
- a CDS encoding DUF5714 domain-containing protein; the encoded protein is MEKSPKTKHTRDCMICGKELIYFEDYREAECIYCHKKFKSNVNCLDGHYVCDTCHSMDGVELIESYCRGTDKTNPLEIAIELMKSPSINMHGPEHHFLVPAVLIASYYNILDKKDVKTKKLAVAKNRAKDIKGGFCGFYGNCGAAVGAGMYISIISGASPLTKDSWGLANLMTGTALITMAKIGGPRCCKRNSFIAIEEATKFTDEFLNVKLYDYRALSPICSFRLRNRECLKDECPYYRR
- a CDS encoding GNAT family N-acetyltransferase — its product is MEFRKAIESDIDNIMNIIKQAQDYFKEQGIDQWQNNYPNPEVVREDIDRGYGYVLLKKGEIVGTVAVSFDGEKTYEKIYDGQWISNFDYAVIHRLAIDSNYKGQGLASIIVKNIEKMCLRENIKSIRIDTHEDNESMQRLIQKNGFKYCGIIHLRDNSKRLAFEKII
- the thrB gene encoding homoserine kinase; the protein is MIRVKVPATSANIGPGFDALGIALNLHNSFSFEEIPEGLEIIGCDDRYKNKNNLVYISMLKTLDKIGYKVKGIKITMDTNIPVSRGLGSSAACILGGVMGANGLAGNPLSKDEILNIATEMEGHPDNIAPALYGGMVVSVMEMGKVYFDKVNVAKGIKFVALVPDFSISTKKARNVLPTAVPYDDAVYNVGRVSILISALSNGRFDLLEYAVEDRLHQSYRGKLIPYFKDIIHVSKRLGAYGTYLSGAGPTIVGIIDNDNSNYTMGIKDYFNSIGLDWDIKELKLDLTGAVIERIK
- a CDS encoding S-layer homology domain-containing protein, with product MLLTLTITIISTPVPSFAIGDPKLDKLVGTFRGSYYANQGHTGLTLKVEKTDDGEYIAEFFFYSVPDNPSVPSGRYKCEVTYSPDTGNYYVRGVEWIERPSGYVFVDLEGPLKEGIFEGIVDSHLGSKYTFHLVKQEGENAPSNWAEVTVDDAVLEGYVPLELQNNYKKSITRAEFARLVVAAISLKTDQNIEEVIESKGYSYEENPFDDTSDRYVLAASTLNIVKGYGNRKFGPDDLITREQSAVMLTRLAEVFNVDTSENRSIQFKDRSSFSDWAVSSIDFVTHRTDKKTNTPVMMGSDNLFNPKGNYTKEQAILTIYRLMNSLD
- a CDS encoding DMT family transporter, translating into MNAKLKIIISMVAFGTISIFVRSISLSSGEIAFFRAVIAAIVILIYKGLIGSRFSLLDIKKDLPLLFISGAVMGFNWILLFEAYKYTSVSIATLSYYFSPVIVTVLSPALFKEKMTIKQIICFIMSTIGLVMVIGISGTDKSSANIVGIGFGLGAAVFYAIVILLNKFVTKVSGVDKTLIQLFAAIIVLIPYVLITTGVNIENLGIIGITNILILGIVHTGICYCLYFSSIKDLKGQQVSILSYIDPLVAIVISVAVLNEPISFVQLIGGMMILGFTLLNEVEIKFKL